A stretch of Vespula vulgaris chromosome 5, iyVesVulg1.1, whole genome shotgun sequence DNA encodes these proteins:
- the LOC127064024 gene encoding cytochrome b5 isoform X1 — protein MASEDTTDASTIKYYTRAEVAKYNTATNSWIIIHDKVYDVTKFLKQHPGGEEVILEHAGRDGTEPFEDIGHSSDAREMMEPYKIGELVEEERTKSDDKKERDWANGASNGDSSSNRATQSIPGFNHWLLEILADSCFTWSTSNSYLPLFHQRTLKHSIRLLSYFISITC, from the exons atggcGTCTGAAGATACTACTGATGCTTctacgattaaatattatacacgtGCTGAAGttgcaaaatataatacaGCTACAAATTCATGGATAATCATTCATGATAAAGTGTATGATGTGACAAAATTTTTGAAACAG CATCCTGGTGGCGAAGAAGTTATTTTGGAACATGCTGGGCGAGATGGAACAGAACCCTTTGAAGATATTGGACATTCTAGTGATGCAAGAGAAATGATGGAACCATATAAAATAGGAGAACTAGTAGAA gaagaaagaacaaaaagtgatgataagaaagaacgagacTGGGCAAATGGAGCTTCAAATGGAGATAGTTCTAG TAATAGAGCAACGCAATCTATTCCTGGCTTTAATCAT TGGCTCTTGGAGATCCTGGCTGATTCCTGTTTTACTTGGAGTACTAGCAACTCTTATCTACCGTTATTTCATCAGCGCACATTGAAACATTCCATAagattattatcttattttatatctataacgTGTTAA
- the LOC127064024 gene encoding cytochrome b5 isoform X2: protein MASEDTTDASTIKYYTRAEVAKYNTATNSWIIIHDKVYDVTKFLKQHPGGEEVILEHAGRDGTEPFEDIGHSSDAREMMEPYKIGELVEEERTKSDDKKERDWANGASNGDSSSGSWRSWLIPVLLGVLATLIYRYFISAH from the exons atggcGTCTGAAGATACTACTGATGCTTctacgattaaatattatacacgtGCTGAAGttgcaaaatataatacaGCTACAAATTCATGGATAATCATTCATGATAAAGTGTATGATGTGACAAAATTTTTGAAACAG CATCCTGGTGGCGAAGAAGTTATTTTGGAACATGCTGGGCGAGATGGAACAGAACCCTTTGAAGATATTGGACATTCTAGTGATGCAAGAGAAATGATGGAACCATATAAAATAGGAGAACTAGTAGAA gaagaaagaacaaaaagtgatgataagaaagaacgagacTGGGCAAATGGAGCTTCAAATGGAGATAGTTCTAG TGGCTCTTGGAGATCCTGGCTGATTCCTGTTTTACTTGGAGTACTAGCAACTCTTATCTACCGTTATTTCATCAGCGCACATTGA
- the LOC127064024 gene encoding cytochrome b5 isoform X5 — protein MASEDTTDASTIKYYTRAEVAKYNTATNSWIIIHDKVYDVTKFLKQHPGGEEVILEHAGRDGTEPFEDIGHSSDAREMMEPYKIGELVEEERTKSDDKKERDWANGASNGDSSSCCMVM, from the exons atggcGTCTGAAGATACTACTGATGCTTctacgattaaatattatacacgtGCTGAAGttgcaaaatataatacaGCTACAAATTCATGGATAATCATTCATGATAAAGTGTATGATGTGACAAAATTTTTGAAACAG CATCCTGGTGGCGAAGAAGTTATTTTGGAACATGCTGGGCGAGATGGAACAGAACCCTTTGAAGATATTGGACATTCTAGTGATGCAAGAGAAATGATGGAACCATATAAAATAGGAGAACTAGTAGAA gaagaaagaacaaaaagtgatgataagaaagaacgagacTGGGCAAATGGAGCTTCAAATGGAGATAGTTCTAG TTGCTGCATGGTCATGTGA
- the LOC127064024 gene encoding cytochrome b5 isoform X4 has protein sequence MASEDTTDASTIKYYTRAEVAKYNTATNSWIIIHDKVYDVTKFLKQHPGGEEVILEHAGRDGTEPFEDIGHSSDAREMMEPYKIGELVEEERTKSDDKKERDWANGASNGDSSSSCCMVM, from the exons atggcGTCTGAAGATACTACTGATGCTTctacgattaaatattatacacgtGCTGAAGttgcaaaatataatacaGCTACAAATTCATGGATAATCATTCATGATAAAGTGTATGATGTGACAAAATTTTTGAAACAG CATCCTGGTGGCGAAGAAGTTATTTTGGAACATGCTGGGCGAGATGGAACAGAACCCTTTGAAGATATTGGACATTCTAGTGATGCAAGAGAAATGATGGAACCATATAAAATAGGAGAACTAGTAGAA gaagaaagaacaaaaagtgatgataagaaagaacgagacTGGGCAAATGGAGCTTCAAATGGAGATAGTTCTAG taGTTGCTGCATGGTCATGTGA
- the LOC127064024 gene encoding cytochrome b5 isoform X3, which yields MASEDTTDASTIKYYTRAEVAKYNTATNSWIIIHDKVYDVTKFLKQHPGGEEVILEHAGRDGTEPFEDIGHSSDAREMMEPYKIGELVEEERTKSDDKKERDWANGASNGDSSSNRATQSIPGFNH from the exons atggcGTCTGAAGATACTACTGATGCTTctacgattaaatattatacacgtGCTGAAGttgcaaaatataatacaGCTACAAATTCATGGATAATCATTCATGATAAAGTGTATGATGTGACAAAATTTTTGAAACAG CATCCTGGTGGCGAAGAAGTTATTTTGGAACATGCTGGGCGAGATGGAACAGAACCCTTTGAAGATATTGGACATTCTAGTGATGCAAGAGAAATGATGGAACCATATAAAATAGGAGAACTAGTAGAA gaagaaagaacaaaaagtgatgataagaaagaacgagacTGGGCAAATGGAGCTTCAAATGGAGATAGTTCTAG TAATAGAGCAACGCAATCTATTCCTGGCTTTAATCAT taG
- the LOC127064020 gene encoding lymphokine-activated killer T-cell-originated protein kinase: MEGFKTPVRKNRRPTDVSNLQTPIEIPASPFLQQIAHGTGVHILSLERSPKVGFVRSPWAIKKRNTKLTKDSEYDKRLQSEADLLKKLNHPNIVGFRAFILSSKGDPCLAMEQLDISLGDLIEDKVDRGDDIFAAKDILHVGYEIAKALEYLHHTIHILHGDIKSYNILVSKNLKKVKLCDFGVSVPLTETLEMDKSQNFIYIGTECWNPPEVLFEEGPITNKCDIWAYGLVIWEMLALSAPFINSENDSNDTIDLTSTSEKNMSLIISNDDNDVSMDDSDIFVKEIKSTCGVRPPLPAIDIGAEYAEVLDVFYTCTIADYKLRPSSKGLVMYFSDVMSS; the protein is encoded by the exons ATGGAAGGATTCAAGACACCTGTTAGAAAGAATCGTAGACCTACAGATGTTTCCAATTTACAAACCCCGATTGAAATTCCAGCCTCTCCGTTTTTGCAGCAAATAGCTCATGGAACTG GTGTACACATTCTTAGTTTGGAAAGATCTCCAAAAGTTGGTTTTGTAAGATCACCTTGGgcaataaagaaaagaaatactaaACTTACAAAGGATTCGGAATATGACAAGCGCTTACAGTCTGAAGCCGATCTactgaaaaaattaaatcatccAAACATCGTGGGTTTCAGAGCATTTATATTATCTTCCAAGGGTGATCCATGTCTTGCCATGGAACAACTGGATATTTCTCTAG GAGATTTGATTGAAGATAAAGTCGACAGAGGAGATGACATTTTTGCAGCTAAAGATATTTTGCACGTGGGTTATGAAATTGCAAAGGCTTTAGAATATTTACATCATACTATACATATTTTGCATGGGGATATTAAGAGTTATAACATTTTAGTTTcaaagaatttgaaaaaagtaaaactttGTGACTTTGGAGTTTCTGTACCACTTACAGAAACTTTAGAAATGGATAAatcacaaaattttatttatattggaaCTGAGTGTTGGAATCCACCAGAAGTATTATTTg aggAAGGTCCTATAACAAACAAATGTGATATATGGGCATATGGTCTTGTCATATGGGAAATGTTGGCCTTATCTGCACCTTTCATAAATTCTGAAAATGACTCTAATGATACTATTGATTTGACTTCTAcatcagaaaaaaatatgtctttaataatttcaaatgacGATAATGACGTTAGTATGGATGATAGTGATATATttgtgaaagaaataaaaagtacctGTG GCGTTCGTCCACCATTACCTGCGATTGATATAGGTGCAGAATACGCAGAAGTATTAGATGTATTTTATACGTGCACCATTGcagattataaattaagacCAAGTTCAAAAGGCTTAGTAATGTACTTTTCAGATGTTATGTCTTCTTAA